A window of Salvelinus alpinus chromosome 31, SLU_Salpinus.1, whole genome shotgun sequence contains these coding sequences:
- the LOC139561567 gene encoding equistatin-like — protein MATLTIILLVSTAFALGDARIRPKTPCEDARDAALNGSIGAYVPTCDYNGQYTPEQCWGSTGHCWCVTSTGQKVPGSDTPPGTASNC, from the exons ATGGCGACATTGACCATCATTCTGCTTGTCAGCACAGCTTTTGCTCTGGGAG ATGCTAGGATACGACCCAAGACCCCATGTGAGGATGCTAGAGATGCCGCTTTAAATGGCTCAATTGGAGCCTACGTCCCCACGTGTGACTACAATGGCCAATACACCCCTGAGCAATGTTGGGGATCTACAG GTCACTGTTGGTGTGTGACCAGTACTGGACAGAAGGTCCCGGGTAGTGATACTCCACCAGGCACTGCTAGCAACTGCTAG